Proteins encoded by one window of Haematobia irritans isolate KBUSLIRL chromosome 2, ASM5000362v1, whole genome shotgun sequence:
- the tsh gene encoding teashirt, whose translation MLHEALMLEIYRQALNAGALPTARPRSTESANSSERCPSHESNSSENGKDHRENSISSQPPAGVLPLPSSPGSAFPAIPNLPAQPPSMEAYLHMVAAAAQQYGFPLGAGPRLPLPIPPEAAAAAAAFKIPPQASPTASSNHSEALDFRTNPFARSGSAEPAASDEEEEEEEANDGNNPLDLSCGTRKRSAEDETETDASLGQIQVKKIFKSDSPPLAAAAPPSQQVPTNHMMPGVNPYLAAVAAANIFRSGQFPDWNGKSDLVVDPLEKMSDIVKGPRKEKNSRPSSNSQANAQPVTPQPPAPVQTSPAPPPANEGITKTRHNIWQSHWQNKGVASSVFRCVWCKQSFPTLEALTTHMKDSKHCGVNVPPFGNLPTANERPPPPNQPPPGGNHLRQPHNKGNNSGPSQAAKNAFQYRGDPPTPLPRKLVRGQNVWLGKGVEQAMQILKCMRCGESFRSLNEMTKHMQETQHYTNILSQEQTISMKSTPNSGPGEGKESQSLSSEESRTLSAVLTCKVCDKAFNSLGDLSNHMAKNNHYAEPLMQSMGGGGAAGNRKRPAPKKREKSLPVRKLLEMKGAQDQLEHEMEMQKMQRPGMGPGSDKTEAALFAERMRQYISGIKPDESSKNHMAAANVLNKTKSPDLMEPKNGANKAAPGSSSVLSAIEQMFTTSFDTPPRHASLPATSPSNSSTKNTSPVASNILKRLGIDENVDYNKPLIDTSDPYFQHYRYTSSERSASECSAETHNDSRKMENPTPEKSYAEESVALAATKMDCDMDIKREMPMEKLDGGECATNLTVDQVPKIKQEIKAEMDEEADNDEGEQRLRGSPKERSAVESVNSNGTDYSNNNNNNNNNNTKECHEQSPKMATSPQSRLLPPRSPTDSHRSMTPKSPASSIKSYDGGEKKYPSDSLNALSSMFDSLGSTTNSSTHSNRPQPQNTSSLLSAKLDSPENLTTSNSLAALRQFCIKKEKTA comes from the coding sequence AGCTTTGCCTACAGCCCGACCCCGTTCAACAGAGTCAGCAAATTCCAGTGAACGATGTCCATCACATGAATCAAATTCCTCAGAGAATGGTAAAGATCATCGTGAGAATAGCATTAGCAGTCAACCGCCTGCCGGTGTTCTTCCATTGCCCTCATCACCGGGTTCTGCTTTCCCAGCCATTCCAAATTTGCCAGCCCAACCCCCCTCAATGGAAGCCTATTTACATATGGTAGCTGCTGCTGCTCAACAATATGGCTTTCCCTTGGGTGCTGGTCCCCGCTTGCCATTACCCATACCCCCTGAGGCTGCAGCCGCAGCTGCTGCTTTTAAAATTCCTCCACAAGCCTCGCCCACGGCTTCCAGTAATCATTCCGAAGCTTTAGATTTTCGTACAAATCCTTTTGCCCGTTCTGGATCAGCGGAACCAGCTGCTTCcgatgaagaagaagaagaggagGAGGCCAATGATGGCAACAATCCTTTGGATTTATCTTGTGGTACCCGAAAACGTTCTGCCGAGGATGAAACTGAAACGGATGCTTCCTTGGGTCAGATACAAGTAAAGAAAATCTTCAAATCCGATAGTCCTCCTTTGGCCGCTGCGGCTCCTCCTAGCCAGCAAGTTCCTACGAATCATATGATGCCTGGAGTTAATCCCTATTTGGCTGCTGTAGCCGCCGCTAATATCTTCAGGTCTGGGCAATTTCCCGATTGGAATGGTAAAAGTGATTTAGTGGTGGATCCTTTGGAAAAGATGTCCGATATAGTGAAAGGACCTCGTAAAGAGAAAAATTCTCGTCCTTCTTCGAATAGCCAAGCCAATGCCCAACCGGTTACTCCTCAACCTCCAGCTCCGGTACAAACTTCCCCAGCTCCACCTCCAGCCAATGAGGGTATAACCAAGACTCGCCACAATATCTGGCAGTCGCATTGGCAAAATAAAGGAGTGGCCAGTTCGGTATTCCGTTGTGTTTGGTGCAAGCAAAGTTTCCCCACCTTGGAGGCCCTAACCACTCACATGAAAGACAGCAAGCACTGTGGGGTAAATGTTCCGCCCTTCGGTAATTTACCCACGGCCAATGAGCGACCTCCTCCACCTAATCAACCTCCACCAGGGGGCAATCATTTGCGACAGCCCCATAATAAGGGGAATAATTCGGGTCCCTCGCAAGCTGCCAAAAATGCATTCCAATATCGGGGAGATCCTCCCACTCCTCTGCCACGTAAATTGGTTCGTGGCCAAAATGTATGGCTGGGCAAGGGTGTGGAGCAGgccatgcaaatccttaaatgcATGCGTTGTGGTGAGAGTTTCCGTTCCCTCAATGAGATGACCAAACATATGCAGGAGACGCAGCATTACACCAACATCCTATCACAAGAGCAAACTATCTCAATGAAGTCGACACCCAACTCCGGTCCGGGAGAGggtaaagaaagccaaagtctaAGTTCCGAAGAAAGCCGTACCCTTAGTGCCGTACTCACTTGCAAGGTGTGCGATAAGGCTTTCAATTCCTTGGGAGATCTCAGTAATCACATGGCCAAAAATAATCATTATGCCGAACCTTTGATGCAGTCCATGGGAGGTGGTGGTGCCGCCGGCAATCGCAAACGTCCTGCTCCCAAAAAGCGAGAAAAATCTTTGCCTGTACGCAAGCTGCTAGAGATGAAGGGGGCTCAAGATCAATTGGAGCATGAAATGGAAATGCAGAAAATGCAACGTCCCGGTATGGGACCTGGATCGGATAAAACTGAAGCGGCTCTCTTCGCAGAACGTATGCGTCAATATATCTCGGGCATCAAACCTGACGAGTCTTCCAAGAACCATATGGCTGCTGCAAATGTACTTAACAAAACCAAATCTCCAGATTTAATGGAGCCCAAGAATGGTGCCAACAAAGCCGCACCAGGGTCCTCTTCGGTCCTGAGTGCCATAGAGCAAATGTTTACCACAAGTTTTGATACACCACCCCGGCATGCCAGTCTACCGGCCACCAGTCCCTCCAATTCGTCCACTAAAAATACCTCACCTGTGGCTTCCAATATTCTCAAGCGCTTGGGTATCGATGAGAATGTCGATTACAATAAGCCCTTGATAGATACATCCGATCCGTACTTCCAACACTATCGCTATACCAGTAGTGAACGTAGTGCCAGCGAATGCAGTGCTGAAACCCATAATGATTCCAGGAAAATGGAAAATCCCACTCCAGAAAAAAGCTATGCTGAAGAGTCTGTGGCATTGGCTGCTACTAAAATGGATTGTGATATGGATATCAAAAGAGAAAtgcccatggaaaaattggatgGAGGAGAATGTGCCACAAATTTGACTGTGGATCAAGTGCCAAAAATCAAACAAGAAATCAAAGCTGAAATGGATGAGGAGGCTGATAATGATGAGGGAGAGCAACGTCTTCGTGGAAGTCCCAAAGAACGATCGGCGGTTGAGAGTGTTAATTCCAATGGAACTGATTAttccaacaacaataataataataacaataacaacaccaAAGAATGTCACGAACAGTCGCCCAAAATGGCCACTAGTCCACAATCGCGTCTCTTGCCTCCACGCAGTCCCACCGACAGCCATAGATCGATGACACCGAAATCACCGGCCTCCAGCATTAAATCCTATGATGGTGGAGAGAAGAAATATCCCAGTGATTCGCTAAATGCCCTATCCTCAATGTTCGATTCGTTGGGCAGCACTACGAACTCATCGACTCACAGCAATAGGCCACAGCCGCAAAACACCTCTTCGCTACTCAGCGCCAAACTTGATTCACCAGAGAATCTGACCACCTCGAATTCATTAGCCGCTCTACGTCAATTCTGCATTAAGAAAGAGAAAACCGCTTAA